From the genome of Streptacidiphilus sp. PB12-B1b:
AGGCCATCAGGTACGTCGTCGCCAGGACGGTCGGGCGGCCGTCGCGCAGGCAGGACACCGTGAGGTGGCACACCTCGCCGTAGGAGGACAGCGCGTCCGTGGCGATGGTCAGCACCGGCAGCCCGAAGGCCGCGAAGGTCCGCTCCAGCACCTGCCGGTAGGCCTCCAGCGTCGCTGCCCCCTCGCCCGCCGGCAGCAGGTGGTTCAGCTGCACCGCGGGCCAGATGTAGCGCTCGCGGAACAGCGGGGTGCCGGAGCCGCGCAGCTGCCGCAGCAGGCCGCCGGTCGCCACCACGGGCCCCTGGTGCCGGTGCCACCGCAGCCACTCGACGTTGAGGTGGAGGTTGTCCGCGCGCAGCACCCAGTCGGGCTGGACCTGCGTGGGGGCGGGCAGCCGGTAGATGTTGGCGTACTGCGGGAAGACCTGCTCGTAGGCGTCGCGCCGGTTCAGGAACGGGTGCTCGGTGCGGGCCACCGGAAAGTCCCGGCCGACCTGCTCGACGAAGGTGTCGACCATCCGCCGGGCCACGCCCAGCCCGAGGCCGCGCCACGGCGTGATGCCGCTGCCGAAGCCGCCCTGGGCGACGATCCCCGCGTCGACCAGCGCGCGGTGGTACAGGGTGTCATGCATCGGGCGCCCCACCCTCCGCGGCGCGGTGCCGGTCGGCGGGGAGCCGTGCGGCGACCCAGCAGCACGGGCGCTGCCGCGCCTGGTCCGTCCGGCCCTCCACCTGCTCGGCGAGGGCGGACAGCTCCCCGACCAGTGACCTGGCCAGGCCCTCGGCCGCGGCCCGGTCGTCGGTGAACGCCTGGACCAGCAGCAGCCCCTCGCGCTCGCCCTGCTCGTCGAGGTCGCGGCCGACCGAGTAGCAACGGCTGGGGCCCCGGCGCGGCCGGCCGGCCGGGACGATCTCGAAGTCGGTGCCGAAGGTCCGCAGGTACCAGGGCTCGTCCCCGGGGTCGAGGAGGACCGATCGGCGGTAGCGCAGCCCGCTGGCGGCCGGTACCGCGGGCACCTCGAGGATCTCCTCGATGCCGTGCCGGCGCATGATGTCGGCGACCGCGCGCAGGGCAGTGTCACCGGACAGCGGCATCGAGCACCTCGACGGTCTGGGTCCGTGCGTCGACCCGGGCCCGCACGCCGAGCGGCAGCGTCAGCATCGGGTCGCTGTGGCCGATGTCCAGTCCGGCCACCACCGGGACGCCGCAGCGCCTGGTGGCCTCGCCGACCTTCTGCCGCAGTGCGGCCTCGAAGCCGTCGGGGGCGCGGAACGACCGGCCGAGCAGCACGGCCGCCGGGCGGTCGAGCGCTCCCGTCATCCGCAGCTGGGTCAGCGCCCGTTCGACGCCGCGCAGGTCGGTGGCGGTGGTCTCCAGGAAGACGACCGTCCCGGAGAAGTCGGGGAAGTACGGCGTTCCGGCCAGCAGGCCGATCGTCTCCAGGTTGCCGCCGACCAGCGGGCCGGTGGCCGGGCCGGTGCCGGTGTGCAGCCACTGCCAGCCGTCGCCCGGGACCGTCCGCCGCGGTCGGTCGTCGGCCTGGTCCCAGGAGAGCAGCTCCTCGGTGCGCTCACCGGCGGGCCGCAGCGGGCCCAGCGGTCGCGGCCGGGCCACGGCGTCCAGGAAGGCGTCCCGGGTGTAGGGGAGCACCTCGGGGAACTCGGCCAGTTCGGGCAGCAGCGTCGGGCCGTGGAAGGTCACCAGGCCGGTCCTGCGCCGTACCGCCAGCAGGACGG
Proteins encoded in this window:
- a CDS encoding LD-carboxypeptidase: MAGSPLLLPPRLRRGDLVAVATPSAGVATPRRLARGVEALRGLGYEVRVGPLAADGVRDATPAQRAEELNGFFRDSEVRCVVASLGGLTSNAVLDSLDYQALRADPKIIVGYSDITTVLLAVRRRTGLVTFHGPTLLPELAEFPEVLPYTRDAFLDAVARPRPLGPLRPAGERTEELLSWDQADDRPRRTVPGDGWQWLHTGTGPATGPLVGGNLETIGLLAGTPYFPDFSGTVVFLETTATDLRGVERALTQLRMTGALDRPAAVLLGRSFRAPDGFEAALRQKVGEATRRCGVPVVAGLDIGHSDPMLTLPLGVRARVDARTQTVEVLDAAVR